One window of Pseudomonas urmiensis genomic DNA carries:
- a CDS encoding molybdopterin cofactor-binding domain-containing protein, translating into MNHSQHVPSREQLLGKSNVLLIVDQITPPSGPVAKGVTPTLKARELALFLAVSDDGMVYAFNGHVDLGTGIRTSLAQIVAEELDLRMDQVHMVLGDTERAPNQGATIASATLQISAVPLRKAAATARRFLLQQAAQRLGCAPDALRMEEGAVISSDGRSLRFAELVQGDNQQLPIAEDAPLKAVDDYRLVGRSAARVDIPGKATGELTYVHDMRLPDMLHGRVIRPPYAGHDSGDFVGNSLLAVDHDSIAHLPGVIAVVVIRDFVGVVAEREEQAIRAAQALKISWKPHTGKLPDLSDIAQAIRDNPRVQRTVLDQGDVDGGIANASQRLSRSYLWPYQLHGSIGPSCALADFTEGQIRVWSGTQNPHLLRADLAWLLACDEQRIEIIRMEAAGCYGRNCADDVCADAVLLSRAVGRPVRVQLTREQEHAWEPKGTAQLMEIDGGLNADGTVAAYDFQTSYPSNGAPTLALLLTGAVEPVPALFEMGDRTSIPPYDYEHMRVTINDMTPLVRASWMRGVSAMPNSFAHESYIDELAFAAGVDPVEYRLKHLSDPRAIDLVKATAERADWQPRSEPMQTPAEGDVLRGRGFAYARYIHSKFPGFGAAWAAWVADVAVDRRTGEVAVTRVVIGHDAGMMVNPEGVRHQIHGNVIQSTSRVLKEQVSFEESTVASKEWGGYPILTFPEVPAIDVMMLPRQHEPPMGSGESASVPSAAAIANAIFDATGIRFRELPITAERVRAALNAENQAPEPPAQPASKRSKWWFGSLAGVIGAALGMAATALPWRAEIAPVTPPAAGSWSASMLERGRQVAAAGDCAVCHTVSGGKVNVGGLAMDTPFGTLYSTNITPDPETGIGRWSFAAFERAMREGISRDGRHLYPAFPYTSFRTITDADMQALYAYLMSQTPVRQEAPANQMRFPFNQRPLMAGWNALFLKRGEYQPDPQRSAQWNRGAYLVDGLGHCTACHSPRNLMGAEKGGSSYLAGGMVDGWEAPALNALGKSATPWSESELFTYLSTGFSDKHGVAAGPMGPVVSELASLPQSDVRAIAHYLTSLDGTPQQVAAKPAPQVDSQVSLSNGERLFKGACLACHSDGLGPKLFGVSPSMAVNSNVHSALPDNLLRVVLHGIAHPATPDLGYMPGFKDSLSDRQVADLAAYLRQRFAGSQPAWEGLQAKSAQVRANPGSH; encoded by the coding sequence ATGAACCACTCACAACACGTTCCCAGCCGCGAGCAACTGCTGGGCAAAAGCAACGTATTGCTGATCGTCGATCAGATCACGCCGCCCTCCGGGCCGGTGGCCAAGGGCGTGACGCCCACGCTCAAGGCGCGCGAGCTGGCGCTGTTTCTTGCGGTCAGTGACGACGGCATGGTCTACGCCTTCAACGGCCACGTCGACCTGGGCACTGGCATTCGCACCTCGCTGGCGCAAATCGTTGCCGAAGAGCTCGACCTGCGCATGGATCAGGTGCACATGGTACTGGGCGACACCGAGCGCGCTCCCAACCAGGGCGCGACCATCGCCAGCGCCACCTTGCAGATTTCCGCCGTGCCGCTGCGCAAGGCCGCGGCCACGGCGCGGCGCTTCCTCCTGCAACAGGCTGCCCAGCGCTTGGGCTGTGCGCCAGATGCGCTGCGCATGGAGGAGGGCGCAGTGATCAGCAGCGACGGCCGTAGCCTGCGTTTTGCCGAGCTGGTTCAGGGCGACAACCAGCAACTACCGATTGCCGAGGATGCGCCGCTCAAGGCGGTCGACGACTATCGCCTGGTCGGTCGCAGTGCGGCGCGGGTAGACATCCCTGGCAAAGCCACTGGCGAGCTGACCTACGTCCACGACATGCGCCTGCCCGACATGCTCCATGGCCGGGTGATCCGCCCACCCTACGCCGGCCACGACAGCGGCGACTTTGTCGGCAACAGCTTGCTGGCGGTGGACCATGACTCCATCGCCCATCTCCCCGGAGTGATCGCGGTGGTGGTGATCCGCGACTTCGTCGGTGTCGTCGCCGAGCGTGAGGAGCAGGCGATTCGCGCCGCCCAAGCGCTGAAGATCAGCTGGAAACCGCACACTGGCAAGCTGCCGGATCTGAGCGATATCGCCCAGGCGATCCGCGACAACCCCCGCGTGCAGCGTACCGTGCTGGATCAGGGCGATGTCGACGGCGGCATCGCCAATGCCAGTCAGCGCCTGAGCCGCAGTTATCTGTGGCCCTATCAGCTGCATGGCTCGATTGGCCCGTCGTGCGCCTTGGCCGATTTTACCGAGGGGCAGATCCGCGTCTGGTCCGGCACGCAGAACCCGCACCTGCTGCGCGCAGACCTGGCTTGGTTGTTGGCGTGCGACGAACAGCGCATCGAGATCATCCGCATGGAAGCCGCTGGCTGCTATGGCCGCAACTGCGCTGACGATGTCTGCGCTGACGCGGTGCTGTTGTCCCGTGCGGTCGGCCGCCCGGTGCGGGTGCAGCTGACCCGTGAGCAGGAGCATGCCTGGGAGCCCAAGGGTACCGCACAGTTGATGGAAATCGACGGCGGCCTGAATGCCGATGGCACCGTGGCCGCCTACGATTTCCAGACCAGCTATCCCTCCAACGGCGCACCCACCTTGGCCTTGCTGCTGACCGGCGCGGTAGAACCGGTGCCGGCGCTGTTCGAGATGGGCGACCGGACCTCGATCCCGCCGTATGACTATGAGCACATGCGCGTGACCATCAACGACATGACGCCGCTGGTGCGCGCGTCGTGGATGCGCGGTGTGTCGGCGATGCCCAACAGCTTCGCCCACGAGTCTTACATCGACGAGCTGGCTTTTGCCGCAGGCGTCGACCCGGTCGAGTACCGCCTCAAGCATCTGTCCGATCCGCGCGCCATCGACTTGGTCAAAGCCACCGCCGAACGGGCCGACTGGCAGCCGCGCAGCGAACCCATGCAAACCCCGGCCGAAGGTGATGTGTTGCGTGGTCGGGGCTTCGCTTACGCGCGCTACATCCACAGCAAGTTCCCAGGTTTTGGTGCTGCGTGGGCTGCTTGGGTGGCCGATGTTGCGGTTGACCGGCGCACCGGCGAGGTGGCCGTGACCCGCGTGGTGATCGGCCATGACGCCGGGATGATGGTCAACCCCGAAGGGGTGCGGCATCAGATTCACGGGAATGTGATCCAGTCGACCAGCCGCGTGCTCAAGGAGCAGGTGAGCTTCGAGGAGTCCACAGTGGCGAGCAAGGAGTGGGGTGGCTACCCAATCCTGACCTTCCCCGAGGTGCCGGCGATCGATGTGATGATGCTGCCGCGCCAACATGAACCACCGATGGGCAGCGGTGAGTCGGCTTCGGTGCCGAGCGCGGCGGCCATCGCCAACGCGATCTTCGATGCCACGGGTATCCGCTTTCGCGAACTGCCGATCACCGCCGAACGGGTGCGCGCGGCGCTGAACGCTGAAAACCAGGCCCCTGAGCCGCCAGCGCAGCCCGCGAGCAAACGCTCGAAATGGTGGTTCGGCTCGCTCGCCGGGGTAATCGGCGCGGCGTTGGGCATGGCGGCCACGGCGTTGCCCTGGCGCGCCGAGATCGCCCCGGTAACGCCACCGGCCGCTGGTAGCTGGTCGGCCTCGATGCTCGAACGTGGGCGCCAAGTGGCGGCGGCCGGTGATTGTGCGGTGTGTCATACGGTCAGCGGTGGCAAGGTCAATGTCGGCGGCCTGGCGATGGATACGCCGTTCGGCACGCTGTACAGCACCAACATCACCCCCGACCCGGAAACCGGCATTGGTCGCTGGTCATTCGCCGCGTTCGAACGGGCCATGCGCGAGGGCATCAGCCGCGATGGCCGCCACCTGTATCCGGCGTTTCCCTACACCTCGTTTCGCACTATCACCGACGCAGACATGCAGGCGCTGTACGCCTACCTGATGTCGCAGACCCCGGTCCGCCAGGAGGCGCCGGCCAACCAGATGCGTTTCCCGTTCAACCAGCGCCCGCTGATGGCGGGTTGGAACGCGCTGTTTCTCAAGCGCGGCGAGTATCAGCCCGACCCGCAGCGCAGCGCACAGTGGAATCGTGGTGCCTATCTGGTCGATGGTCTGGGGCACTGCACTGCCTGTCATTCGCCGCGCAACCTGATGGGCGCGGAAAAGGGCGGTTCCAGCTATTTGGCCGGCGGTATGGTCGATGGCTGGGAAGCGCCAGCGCTGAACGCGCTAGGCAAGTCTGCGACGCCGTGGAGCGAGAGTGAGTTGTTCACGTATCTGAGCACTGGCTTTTCCGATAAGCACGGCGTTGCCGCAGGCCCCATGGGGCCGGTGGTCAGCGAGCTGGCCAGCTTGCCGCAGAGCGATGTGCGGGCGATCGCCCATTACCTGACATCCCTCGACGGCACACCGCAGCAGGTTGCAGCCAAGCCCGCGCCACAAGTCGATTCGCAGGTTTCGTTGAGTAACGGTGAGCGCCTATTCAAGGGCGCCTGCCTGGCCTGTCACAGCGATGGGCTTGGGCCGAAACTGTTCGGCGTCAGCCCGTCGATGGCAGTCAATAGCAACGTCCATAGCGCGCTGCCAGACAACCTGCTGCGCGTGGTGCTACATGGCATTGCCCATCCAGCAACCCCCGACCTGGGCTACATGCCAGGGTTCAAGGACAGCTTGTCGGACCGCCAGGTAGCCGACCTTGCCGCTTACCTGCGCCAGCGTTTTGCTGGCAGCCAGCCGGCCTGGGAGGGGCTGCAGGCCAAGAGTGCTCAGGTGCGTGCCAATCCTGGCAGCCACTGA
- a CDS encoding TetR family transcriptional regulator, which yields MQTRKTGVRAQQADRTKHNILQAAVKVFSKEGFTGGRIEQISSLAKSNDRMIYYYFGNKEQLFISVLEHIYASFNQAEAKLRLDLCDPENALRELVAFIWNYYVRHPEFVTILATENLHQGKHAKKSQNLKALSGEAVGVLRPIIEAGQAQGLFRADIDIKHTYLMIASLCYFYNSNRYTLSSFLAVDLADKQAKSDWLAFISDLALRGLRR from the coding sequence ATGCAGACTCGCAAAACCGGCGTTCGCGCCCAGCAGGCCGACCGCACCAAACACAACATCCTCCAGGCCGCGGTGAAGGTGTTCAGCAAGGAAGGCTTCACCGGTGGGCGCATCGAGCAGATCTCCTCGTTGGCCAAATCCAATGACCGCATGATCTATTACTACTTCGGCAACAAGGAGCAGCTGTTCATCAGCGTGCTGGAGCATATCTACGCAAGCTTCAACCAAGCCGAAGCCAAGCTGCGCCTGGACCTCTGCGACCCTGAAAACGCCCTGCGCGAACTGGTGGCGTTCATCTGGAACTACTACGTGCGCCACCCGGAATTCGTCACCATCCTGGCCACAGAAAACCTTCATCAGGGCAAGCACGCCAAGAAGTCGCAGAACCTCAAGGCGCTGTCCGGCGAGGCGGTCGGCGTATTGCGGCCAATCATCGAGGCGGGCCAGGCCCAGGGCCTGTTCCGCGCCGATATCGACATCAAGCACACCTACTTGATGATCGCCTCGCTGTGCTACTTCTATAACTCCAACCGCTACACCCTCAGCTCCTTCCTTGCCGTGGACCTGGCCGACAAGCAGGCCAAGTCCGACTGGCTGGCGTTCATCAGCGACCTGGCCCTGCGCGGCCTGCGCCGCTGA
- a CDS encoding XdhC family protein, producing the protein MQHLDLQVIDKALQWARAGETIWLCTVLSTYGSAPRSPGAMLVSNGGLESVGSLSGGCVEEEFLASLGRGAFTRAAQVVRYGDGQAQSRRLRLPCGGVLVVLVERRESNARWLAHLQALRSALLGQQRVTRRIALASGSFEVYADSSVAVRLAEEVVEIGIGPALRLLLAGLSPVAEACAAIARTLGCEVIACDPREEMAHVQLEGVQMHRVLPSLFIAEGGCHGATAVVALTHDPKIDDLALLEAVDTQAFYIGAMGSLATSAKRAERLRRIGGLTEAQIRRLHMPIGLDLGSKSPAEIALAVMADVLRVYRGKARDAL; encoded by the coding sequence ATGCAGCATCTTGATCTGCAGGTCATCGACAAGGCCCTGCAATGGGCGCGGGCCGGCGAGACGATCTGGCTTTGCACGGTACTGTCCACCTATGGCTCGGCCCCACGCTCCCCGGGCGCGATGCTGGTCAGCAATGGTGGGCTGGAATCCGTGGGCTCGTTGTCGGGTGGCTGCGTCGAGGAGGAGTTTCTCGCAAGCCTTGGGCGCGGAGCCTTTACCCGCGCGGCGCAGGTGGTGCGCTATGGCGATGGGCAGGCGCAGAGCCGCCGTTTGCGTTTGCCGTGCGGCGGCGTGCTGGTGGTGTTGGTCGAACGTCGTGAGTCGAATGCTCGCTGGCTGGCGCATTTGCAGGCGCTGCGCAGTGCGCTCCTGGGCCAGCAGCGGGTAACGCGCAGGATCGCGCTGGCAAGCGGCAGCTTCGAGGTTTATGCCGACAGCAGCGTTGCCGTGCGCCTGGCCGAGGAAGTGGTCGAGATCGGCATCGGTCCGGCACTGCGCTTGCTGCTGGCTGGGTTATCTCCGGTGGCCGAGGCCTGCGCTGCTATCGCCCGCACGCTCGGTTGCGAGGTCATCGCCTGTGATCCGCGTGAAGAGATGGCGCATGTGCAGCTTGAAGGCGTGCAGATGCATCGCGTGCTGCCCTCGTTGTTCATTGCCGAGGGTGGCTGCCATGGCGCTACGGCCGTGGTCGCACTGACGCACGATCCGAAGATCGATGACTTGGCCTTGCTGGAGGCGGTCGATACCCAGGCGTTCTACATCGGCGCCATGGGGTCGCTGGCAACTTCCGCCAAGCGTGCTGAGCGCCTGCGGCGTATCGGTGGATTGACCGAGGCGCAGATCAGACGCTTGCACATGCCAATCGGCCTGGACCTGGGAAGCAAGTCGCCGGCAGAGATCGCGCTGGCGGTCATGGCGGACGTATTACGGGTGTATCGAGGAAAAGCGCGGGACGCTTTGTAG